The following coding sequences are from one Saccopteryx bilineata isolate mSacBil1 chromosome 3, mSacBil1_pri_phased_curated, whole genome shotgun sequence window:
- the KLK9 gene encoding kallikrein-9 — translation MKLGFVCALLSLLAGTSWADTRAIGAQECQPNSQPWQAGLFHRTHLFCGATLISDRWLLTAAHCHKRYLWVRLGEHHLWKWEGPEQLFRVTDFFPHPGFNKDLSAQDHNDDIMLIRLPRKAHLGPAVQPLNFSKTCFSPPGTQCLISGWGAVSSPKVQYPVTLQCANISILEPHLCRRAYPGHISKSMLCAGVWEGGRGSCQGDSGGPLVCHGALAGVVSGGAEPCSRPQRPAVYTSVCHYVHWIRTTMEKN, via the exons ATGAAGCTGGGATTTGTCTGtgctctgctttctctcctgGCAG GGACCAGCTGGGCAGACACCAGAGCCATTGGGGCTCAGGAATGCCAACCCAACTCTCAGCCCTGGCAGGCTGGACTCTTCCACCGCACCCACCTCTTCTGTGGAGCGACCCTCATCAGTGACCGCTGGCTGCTCACAGCTGCCCACTGCCACAAACG GTATCTGTGGGTCCGCCTTGGGGAGCACCACCTCTGGAAATGGGAAGGTCCAGAGCAGCTGTTCCGGGTCACAGACTTCTTCCCCCACCCCGGGTTCAACAAGGATCTCAGTGCCCAAGACCACAACGATGACATCATGTTGATCCGTCTGCCCAGGAAGGCACACCTGGGACCTGCTGTACAGCCCCTCAACTTCAGCAaaacctgcttctcccccccaggCACCCAGTGCCTCATCTCAGGCTGGGGGGCTGTGTCCAGTCCCAAGG TGCAGTACCCAGTCACGCTGCAGTGCGCCAACATCAGCATCCTGGAGCCTCATCTCTGCCGTCGGGCTTATCCAGGCCACATCTCCAAGAGCATGCTCTGTGCTGGCgtgtgggagggaggcaggggatcCTGccag GGTGACTCTGGGGGCCCCCTGGTTTGCCATGGGGCTCTGGCTGGTGTGGTGTCTGGAGGTGCGGAGCCCTGTTCCAGACCCCAGCGCCCTGCCGTCTATACTAGCGTATGCCACTACGTGCACTGGATCAGAACAACAATGGAGAAAAATTGA